DNA sequence from the Scophthalmus maximus strain ysfricsl-2021 chromosome 1, ASM2237912v1, whole genome shotgun sequence genome:
TAATTTGAAACATAATACCAGACCAATATAAGTTATAATCATGTTCATTATACCTTTGGGGAAGGGGTTTTTCTGTGCTTGAAGTCGGATCTTCACAACATCCAAAGGTGTGACTGAAAAATATGCAACAACTCACCATAAGTACAGTAGCTCCACTGTGGTCTCACTATCCAAAACACAATGCACTAATTGTTGTACATGTATTTACAGTAGACAGTTACTGATCTATGTTATGTAAGTTTTTTTAGtccatttaaaacaaatcacagacatTCTACAcacagtttattaggtacacctcGCTCAAACTAGTAAAGGTAAAGATAATTAAATCTCATCTTCATGAAAAGTTATAATGTTCCGCTTAAAGCCgcaacagttgatcgatgaatcaattaatcgattagtcatcgattcctaaattaatcgccaactattttgataatcgattaatcaattcaagtagtttttatgaaagaaaaagtcaaaattctcttatttcagcttcttaaatgtgaatattttctggtttctttgctcctctatgacagtaaactaaatatctttggtgtgtgtacgaaacaaaacatcatattggggtttggggaaacacgatcgacactgTTCACCAAGTTATGACACTTTATGGAcgaaacaactaatcgattaatcgagtaaataatggacagattaattgCTTATGAagataattgttagttgcagccctagttccGTTTTAGATGGACTCAACTGCATGTATATTTTTGGAGGCTGTAGTTTGTGTTGCCATTCAAAACTACCGAATTATTGTTTAGAGAAAAGTCTCATTGTTTTGTTATGACTGGCAGAATAATCATTAGCCGTATACGTATACACCTGCACAAGGAGAAGGTAAGTCAGAGGCTCTCACCCAGCAGGGACGTGAGGATGGCTCCAGAGCCGGACGCCACCATCTGCTGGAGGGGACTGATGTCTTCGCCGGCTGCAGGAGCTGAACTTTGCCCAATCATTGTTGTCCCCCCCTTCTTCATAAAACACATATACATCTCGTCATTGGATACGTTTTAACCTTCACTGTAGATGTCagttatacaaaaaaaaaaatcaatcactctgtcaaaataataaatgcgAGACCATAGGAACGCTGTCGTAGTTAGGCTAACCAGAGTTAGCTAATAGCTTAAGTCAAATTCCTACCTGCTAAAATGTCCAAGCATCCACGGAGTCtgccatgaacacacacatccgTCTCTGTGCGTTTAGTTTCCCCACAGTGTGTCACTCACTGCTGTCCTACAGGCTCTGGACGTTCAACATAGCTGAGACACGCGTGCTTTGGTAACAGCCCGGCTGACAGTTTACATAGCAAACACATGACGGTGGTGACGTAAGCGGCGTAATCTAAAATTCGACTGAGCACATTCTTAGATTTTTCTCGGTTTTACTTTATattaaatgcaataaaaaatacatgaaacgcaaccaaataaatatttttttaatttgtcaatatatatttttagaagCTTTTAATAATGTTCGTTTACGTACAGtattgtggaatcatcacattcaaacacaaggGTTGTGTTTACGTATTTCCTGTGTTGCCATGTTTGAGTGGTTTCTGCAAAAACGCCAAAACGTCTTGCTTTCGCGAAAGAATGGATGACAAGGTTGACTTAAtcgaaaaaagaaatggcacaTTTCTGAATTTGGATAGTTGGGTTCTCAATATTTCCAGATTATTGTGTTTAACGGTACAAAAGGGAACTGTAGCACTTTTGACTGAGATATTGGTAACGTAGCCGGAAAGTATCGAACGTGGCAACGTACACTTCCGCCACCGTTGGATTTAAAGCGGGAAACGGATGTTTTGTGATCTAAAAAGTTAAGCCCAGCTGGTAAAACATTTGAAAGCAGCTGGTCAACGGATGGCGCGTGTTAACGAACATGCTAGCAGCCCTCTGGAGACCCGTATGAACTTCTTACCTTAACGACACAATGTAACGCAAGACGCAAAGCAGGTAACCGTCGAAGCTTTGTGTCCGCTTGGACACATCGTACTTGCTCGACAGACACCGTCAGTCGAAGTCAACAGCCAGCACGTCGTCTCTTTTTGCCGATACgtttttcactgttgttaaaGAGACACCCAGGGGGCTCAACGAAGGATTACCCTCAACATAGAGggacaacagtaaaaaaaagaattcctcaATGAAAGAGAATAACATGAAGCCAAAACGCATTCATAGGCCCAGAGGACCCAACTGGCAAGGTAAAGCTCTTGTTTATTACCTTACTctagtagtattattatttgtattaccAAGGCTTTGTTTTCCTGCGTCCCAGTTAAAGGTGAAACGTGTAGGGTTAAGTATTTGATGACGACTATTACATTCATTGACAAATATAACGATTTATCTAATCTTTGGGATTTATCAGTTACTAATCTGCTCCACCAAATCTATAAGCGGTGTCACTTTAAGTGAAGATCTGAGTCCAAGCTAAACTAAGCTTGACCTCAAGACCCTGGTTTGAATAAAGGCAGGTCAAGTAAACTCTTAAAAACCttaacagcagaaaaaaaatagatggaATACATCAGTGAAGAACAGACATGTAATCGATGTTGCAGACAGGAGCAGTCGAGTTAAACCCTACAGCTGCTGAGAAACGGTTTTATATCAGCAGGTatattaaattcaaaatgtatacattttatgtaaatattaaGTATAGTAGCATTTAGagttttttgacaaaataaaaaaaatgtttggattGAGGGCATCTGAAGTTGCTGCTGGTATGACCGTGAAGACCGTTCAAGCAGCTAGTCAAATGAATGGACTCGATTTGTGTTAATCAGTAAACTGAGTGATATCTACTATTCATGTAATCAGATGAGATTATTATCTTGTGGATTTGAtcattttccttctccctctgtctgtgatTTTTAATGATGGTCTTTTAGGAAAGGGCGTTAACACAGGCGACACGACAACACTCTGCCAAGCTAAGCCCACGTCACATGTGCCCTCTTCGGCTCGAAGCAAACCTTTTGCCGGAAAAGTGTTTTACCTGGACCTGCCgtcaaacagagcagcagagaccCTCGAGAGTGACATCAAAGAACTGGGAGGGGTGAGACAAAAACTctatttagatttttgaaaagCTTCTCGTGTCTGTGTCTTGTACCTTTCTAGTTAACTGTATTTGTATACAAAGTCACAACAGTCATTATCTCAAGGAACTTTACAGAGTAAGGTTGAGACCTTTACAGTAGTATAAATATGGAATGGGAGAAAAagcggagaaagagagaattcAAGCACTGATGTAATGACATTGACAATAAAAATCGCAAAACTTGTTTATGTGATGCTGTTATCAATAATGGCAGCAGCAGTTGAGCCCACACcaataaataacattaattaataatataatgataataataataatagttgagTAGTTGTGGatgctctggagtcagagatgcAGAATGaggccagggagagagagaggacagagaaggaaaGCACAAACTACAGAAGAGAGAAGACACAATGTTGGTGTGAAATATATGCTGGTTGCATTATAGGAATTCCCCCTAAAGCCTTGTCTATAGCAACAATTTGACACGTTCGATCACAAGTGTGGGATTTAAAGAACCAGAACAGTCATACTCATTGCATAGACTCCATTTAGTTTACATTAACAATGACTCCGCCATGTGCTAAACAGCGTTCCACGGGGTTTTGTGCTACGATCAGTATTTTTCATCTTTATACATGCTTCATTTAGTTAATATTATCAAAAAGCAACACCTATATTTCGTCATCTGTATGTATCTCtgaagccagatgaaactactCCGTTTAGGACCTTGATATTgcttttaacaatgaaaagtgctctataaacgagatttattattattactctggTAGTTGATCCTGTAATGATTAACTTCTAAATTTACACAAAATTTATGTCATTGTACTTGGCCCGAAACTTCTCAGAAAAACATTGTCCGATCATATAGTCATACGTTCGGATGGTATTACTTTGGCGTCCACTTCTACTGTAAAGAGCCTCAGAGtttatttttgaccaggacatgacatttgactcacacataaaacaaatcTCTCTTGGACAGCCTTCTTCCGCCTTCtcaattttattaaaattaGAAACGTCTGTTCTCCTGTAATTCCCTTTTATCAGTATGTACcataatgtctttttaaaagaagCCTCCAGTTCATCCAAATTCTGCATTGCGACTCGTGAGTACTGACACAAACCAGAAAAGGACATCAGACATATTTCTCCCATAATAGAGATGCAGCTTAAAAGCAGaacgggaggcagagccttcagctaccaggctcctctctgttggaaccagctcccagtggACTAAAATAATCCTAATTTTgatctgaattaaaaaaatatctgcacaGTTCTGCAGTTGTTACTCTGGAAAAGATTGGTCTTCAAGAATTCCAAAAAAAGCTTATAATTTCTATTTCTTGTTTTCCACTCAGACTGTTGAGAAGTTCTTTAGTAAGGAAATCAAGTATCTGGTGTCCAACAAGAGGGAGGCCCGATATGTGCAGTGCCTCAGGCAGCAGGACTCTCCGGTCCCCAGCCCGGACTCCGGACAGAGTTCACCTCACCCTCACTCAAACCCGCACCGGCCTGGCAGCCATGGGGACAACATCAGAAGCAGGTCTCAGGTTCAAACAGACACAGTAAGTTGACTTTTGTTGTTGCACCATCTATTGCATGACTGCCTATGTTTCACCTTGACATAAAGACATAAAGCAAGATATGCGTTTTGTTTCTATCTCACATTTTTAACTTGCTCTCTGatcaacatgaaaaacaaattctaaCCGTCTAAATTCAAATTTATGTTGTTGATTTGCAGTTTGTGACAAGTCGAGGGAAATCATTGGTGGAGAAAGTGGTGAAAGAGCAGGTTTGTTAAGTCAACACTAATGAGTTCACAAAGGACTGTTAAttacttcttttattttctggtGCTAACAGACATTGTCTGTGTTCAGGAGAGGGTACAGATGAACAAGATCCTGTCAAATGCTCTGGAGTGGGGTGTGAAAATCCTCTATGTAGACGGTATGTCCTCCAGATTATTTCATTGCTTAAATTATTACttatattattttgattttttgctGTGGTAACTATTTTTTGATTTGACTTGactattgtattttttatgcaGATGCAATGGCATATgtacagaagagaaaaaagattgtCAGCAGCCGGTGTCCTGCGACCGCCGCTGTCAAGGCAAATGTAAGTTTATGGGTTGAAAACCTTAAATACATTCTTTGTGAAAATGGATTATTATGTTGAAAGTGAATTGCTTTAACAGTGACATTCTAAAGTGCTTTTTCTCTTGTGCTTTATAGGTCAAAGTTGTGTCAGCAGCTAGGCTAGGCTTTCAGAAATGCAAAGGTAAATGTCTAATCTACCACTAAACAGTTTCGCTGGGCTGATGTAGGTATTACCCAGTCAGTATTatgtatttttgcttgaaatgtAGCCTCTTGTTCTTGATACTCTGTAAATACCTTCTCAAATTGAAATTGActaaatatgatattttttttccaggtggaCGACTCAGCAAACCCTTTGTCAAGGTTGAGGATTCAAGCAGGTAAAAGACAATAGATTTAATTAATCTGACATCCACCCACCGTCTCATATTTCTGTGCTcttaaatatttcttttcacaaCTTCAGACACTACCGTCCAATCTGCCTCTCAATGCCAAAAATGCCCGAGTTCAACCTGAAGACTGTTGCTCCTTGTAGCCCCTTCTGTGTCGAGGACAAGCTTCCCCCTGGGAACAAACAGGAAGGACAAAGGTGTGGTTCCgtcttctcttgtctttctttaGTGAATATAAAATGTGGACAGTAGAGTATGttatttgttcttattttaaCAACTTAACCAACTTAAATATTTAACCTAAATTCCCCCCCAGGTAGCTTTAGAATTAGTAACTTGATAATAAATGCAATGTTGCACCCAGCTTCCtttgcatttttcagttttatgaCTACATCTATCTCTTCTAAAGAGTCCTGCTCTTAATCCTTAATTCTGATGCACGGGGAAgccacagacaaaaacatggaTTAAAATGACTAACCAACTGACTAAATGAGTAACTGACTAATTAACTAGGTAACCAACTAACCCCTAAAACATTGCTTTGTATGAATATTTCCTTATTCAGGTCAGGCTCAGATGAAGTATGTATTTGCGATCTGTTGAAATTTCGCATCCTGAGTAAGATTTCTTAAGGTTACTGAAATGTGCTCGTCCACGCTTCTTTGGTTTGTACTGCTGGAGCCACTTGCTTGTCAAGACTAAATTTAGCAAAATCTATTTTCATCTTAgtctgattttatttgtttaaccCCTGGCTCCTCTGGGAACAGAGGTGCGAAAGCCTCAGCCAGTGAAGACAGAGCTCTTGGCCgaaagaagaacaaagacaagaaaCGAGGCGGCTACTGCGAGTGCTGTATGTTCAAATATGAAAACCTCACGTCGGTAAGTCTTCACATTTGTCACAACAATACCATGACTGTATtagttatttattatgaaaGAGCATTTACTACGAACAGTGATTGTTTCTGATGGTGTCATTTTAAACGGTTAAACTATAGGTTTTACTCTTATTTATTATCCCCCCTCTTATACTAGACAGAAGAATTGAGAGATGCACCA
Encoded proteins:
- the dbf4 gene encoding protein DBF4 homolog A; translation: MKENNMKPKRIHRPRGPNWQGKGVNTGDTTTLCQAKPTSHVPSSARSKPFAGKVFYLDLPSNRAAETLESDIKELGGTVEKFFSKEIKYLVSNKREARYVQCLRQQDSPVPSPDSGQSSPHPHSNPHRPGSHGDNIRSRSQVQTDTFVTSRGKSLVEKVVKEQERVQMNKILSNALEWGVKILYVDDAMAYVQKRKKIVSSRCPATAAVKANVKVVSAARLGFQKCKGGRLSKPFVKVEDSSRHYRPICLSMPKMPEFNLKTVAPCSPFCVEDKLPPGNKQEGQRGAKASASEDRALGRKKNKDKKRGGYCECCMFKYENLTSHLQSERHKAFSKSDEYLVVDRQVSTLHCNFIHIRAKVKRPKCSVSSVLVAHGPCGKTELRHEGDQYTAETIKEEQHQTVEGESYSGHAPKIRSAPGSTPLIQREGVRRNCHTYSDRSNFKSLARKRPCRKISLNTCTQKAEQDEILQPRGETASSRGECLVSFPSRVPQVDSLDHVSLKDSSSSLFHDINAQKGSSKSLHFVTNQQEESNANEDVLPFEAVQDESFLPNKMTGNNLAENMKGEVPPQSFSPVRKIQRRIRVYKRKRRKVDTHVECVKPIDSPDNSMLKLWELFQSSDDMDVEFHGFEAYESK